Proteins from one Lachnospiraceae bacterium KGMB03038 genomic window:
- a CDS encoding MATE family efflux transporter produces MKTTSDEKLGSQPLGRLILSMAVPSVTAQLINVLYNIVDRIYIGHIQGYGDVALTGVGVTFPILMLVSAFSAFAGMGGAPLASIQLGRRDREKAEEILGNSAALLILFSIVLTVGFSIFKTPVLYAFGASDATIRYAEDYIGIYLIGTIFVQFSVGLNTFISGQGNALTAMLSVLIGAVINIILDPIFIFLFGMGVKGAALATILSQAVSALWVVRFLTSDKSVIRLRRRHMKLRPAVVKRIGSLGISPFIMQSTESLVSVTLNYGLQKYGGDLYVGTMSIMTSVMQVITIPIQGLTQGVQPITSYNYGAGNKERVKGTFLRLIAICLTGTMILGGIAVFFPQVYVRIFTPDQELIEMTCRYMPVYFLGMTIFGLQSACQSTFVALGQAKVSVFIALLRKVILLIPLAVILPRFMGVTGIYRAEPIADILSVLTTSIVFMITVKNILRNMGKSDMINRETCGKGGET; encoded by the coding sequence ATGAAAACAACGAGTGATGAAAAGCTGGGAAGTCAGCCGCTGGGCAGGCTGATCCTGTCTATGGCGGTGCCGTCAGTGACGGCCCAGCTGATCAATGTGCTTTACAATATTGTGGACCGGATTTATATCGGGCATATTCAAGGATACGGGGATGTGGCGCTGACAGGGGTCGGCGTTACCTTCCCGATTCTTATGCTGGTTTCCGCCTTCAGCGCTTTTGCCGGCATGGGCGGGGCGCCTCTTGCCTCCATTCAGCTTGGCCGCCGCGACAGAGAAAAGGCAGAAGAGATTCTGGGGAATTCCGCCGCCCTTTTGATCCTGTTTTCTATTGTGCTGACGGTAGGGTTTTCTATTTTCAAAACACCGGTGCTCTATGCTTTTGGGGCCAGTGACGCAACCATCAGATATGCGGAAGACTATATTGGCATTTATCTGATCGGAACCATCTTCGTCCAGTTTTCCGTTGGCTTAAATACCTTTATCAGCGGCCAGGGGAACGCGCTGACAGCAATGCTGTCCGTGCTGATCGGAGCAGTCATTAATATTATCCTGGATCCGATCTTTATCTTTTTATTCGGGATGGGGGTCAAAGGCGCGGCTTTGGCGACCATTTTATCTCAGGCGGTCAGCGCCCTGTGGGTAGTCCGCTTCCTGACTTCTGATAAAAGTGTCATCCGACTGAGAAGACGGCATATGAAGCTTCGCCCGGCGGTGGTAAAACGGATCGGAAGCCTGGGGATCTCCCCATTTATCATGCAGAGTACGGAGAGCCTGGTAAGCGTGACTTTGAATTACGGACTCCAGAAATACGGCGGAGACCTGTATGTGGGAACTATGTCGATCATGACCAGCGTGATGCAGGTGATCACCATACCGATCCAGGGGCTGACCCAGGGAGTGCAGCCGATTACCAGCTACAATTACGGAGCAGGCAATAAAGAACGGGTGAAGGGAACCTTCCTGCGCCTGATCGCCATCTGTCTGACCGGGACGATGATCCTTGGAGGGATCGCCGTTTTCTTTCCCCAGGTATACGTCCGTATTTTTACGCCGGACCAGGAACTGATCGAGATGACCTGCAGGTATATGCCCGTCTATTTCCTGGGAATGACGATCTTCGGCCTTCAATCGGCATGCCAGTCTACCTTCGTGGCCCTTGGACAGGCAAAAGTCTCTGTATTTATCGCCCTCCTGCGAAAAGTGATCCTCCTGATCCCTCTGGCGGTCATTCTGCCAAGGTTTATGGGAGTGACCGGGATCTACCGGGCAGAGCCAATCGCGGATATTTTATCTGTCCTTACTACCAGCATTGTATTCATGATTACGGTGAAAAATATTTTGCGTAATATGGGCAAAAGTGATATGATAAATAGAGAAACTTGCGGTAAAGGAGGGGAAACGTAA
- a CDS encoding DegV family protein — translation MSDYVITVNSTVDVPKEWLEERNVPVVPLKYTIDGETYEDMNGLSAKEFFKKIREGKMAVTSQVNPEEARAALEPFLKEGKDVLHLGFSSGLSGTCNSMMIAGEELREAYPDRKVIVIDTLCACLGEALLLYYALKLKNEGKTIEEVAQWAEENKLHVCHDVTVDDLNHLQRGGRVSKTTAIFGTMIQIKPIIHMDDNGTLQVIGKERGRKKSLNKIVDMAAEQSKGWQNDIIMITHGDCQEDAEYVAELVREKMGIDNILINNIGTVIGSHTGPGVVAVFCMGNKR, via the coding sequence ATGAGCGACTATGTAATTACGGTAAACAGTACGGTAGATGTTCCAAAGGAATGGCTGGAGGAAAGGAACGTACCAGTAGTTCCATTAAAGTATACGATAGATGGCGAGACATATGAAGATATGAACGGTTTGTCCGCCAAAGAGTTTTTTAAGAAAATCCGAGAAGGCAAAATGGCGGTCACTTCTCAGGTGAATCCAGAGGAAGCCAGAGCGGCGCTGGAACCATTTCTGAAAGAGGGAAAGGATGTGCTCCACCTTGGGTTTTCCTCAGGCCTTTCTGGAACCTGCAACAGCATGATGATCGCGGGGGAAGAATTAAGAGAAGCCTATCCGGATCGGAAGGTGATCGTGATCGACACCTTGTGCGCGTGCCTGGGAGAAGCGCTGCTTTTGTATTATGCCCTCAAATTAAAAAATGAAGGGAAGACCATTGAGGAAGTGGCGCAATGGGCAGAAGAAAACAAGCTGCATGTATGCCACGATGTGACTGTGGATGATCTGAACCATCTGCAGAGAGGCGGAAGAGTTTCCAAGACAACGGCTATCTTTGGAACCATGATCCAGATCAAGCCGATCATCCACATGGATGACAACGGAACTCTGCAGGTGATCGGAAAGGAACGGGGAAGGAAAAAATCCCTCAATAAAATCGTGGATATGGCGGCAGAACAGTCGAAAGGCTGGCAGAATGATATTATTATGATCACCCATGGAGACTGTCAGGAAGATGCGGAATATGTGGCGGAACTGGTACGGGAAAAAATGGGAATCGACAATATCCTGATCAATAACATCGGAACGGTGATCGGAAGCCATACTGGACCGGGAGTTGTAGCTGTCTTCTGTATGGGAAACAAACGATAG
- a CDS encoding translation initiation factor IF-3, with the protein MINEQIRDKEVRVIGSDGQQLGIMSAREAQKLALEAELDLVKIAPKAQPPVCKIIDYGKYRYEQARKEKEAKKKQKTVEIKEVRLSPNIDTNDLNTKVNNARKFISKGNKVKVTLRFRGREMAHVQQSKHILDDFAKLLEDLAVVEKPAKLEGRNMSMVLTEKR; encoded by the coding sequence ATGATTAACGAACAGATCCGGGATAAAGAAGTCCGGGTCATTGGCAGTGACGGACAGCAGTTGGGCATTATGTCGGCCCGTGAAGCTCAAAAACTGGCGTTGGAAGCGGAACTGGATCTGGTGAAGATCGCGCCGAAGGCTCAGCCTCCGGTATGTAAGATCATTGACTACGGGAAATACCGCTATGAACAGGCCAGAAAGGAAAAAGAGGCCAAGAAAAAACAAAAGACGGTGGAAATAAAAGAAGTGCGTCTTTCACCAAACATTGATACCAACGACCTGAATACGAAGGTAAATAACGCCAGAAAGTTTATCAGCAAAGGAAATAAGGTAAAAGTGACCCTGCGTTTCAGAGGACGCGAGATGGCTCATGTTCAGCAGAGCAAACATATCCTGGATGATTTCGCAAAGCTGCTTGAGGATCTGGCGGTCGTGGAAAAGCCTGCGAAATTGGAAGGCAGAAATATGAGTATGGTTTTAACTGAAAAACGTTAA
- the rpmI gene encoding 50S ribosomal protein L35 yields the protein MPKMKTNRAAAKRFKKTGTGKLKRNKAYKSHILTKKSAKRKRNLRKATITDATNVKNMKKAMPYL from the coding sequence ATGCCAAAAATGAAAACGAATCGGGCTGCTGCAAAGCGCTTTAAGAAGACAGGTACAGGAAAGTTAAAAAGAAATAAAGCTTACAAAAGCCATATCTTAACAAAGAAATCCGCAAAGAGAAAGAGAAACTTGAGAAAAGCAACTATTACAGATGCGACAAATGTAAAGAACATGAAGAAAGCGATGCCATATTTATAA
- the rplT gene encoding 50S ribosomal protein L20, with translation MARIKGGMNAKKKHNRVLKLAKGYRGARSKQYRVAKQSVMRALTSAYAGRKQRKRQMRQLWIARINAAARLNGLSYSKFMHGLKLANVDMNRKMLAEMAVNDAEGFATLAQTAKEKLA, from the coding sequence ATGGCAAGAATCAAAGGCGGAATGAACGCTAAAAAGAAACATAATAGAGTATTAAAACTGGCGAAAGGATACAGAGGCGCACGCTCTAAACAGTATCGTGTGGCAAAACAGTCCGTAATGCGCGCCCTGACTTCCGCATATGCCGGAAGAAAACAGCGGAAGCGTCAGATGCGTCAGCTGTGGATCGCGCGTATCAACGCGGCTGCCAGACTGAATGGTTTGTCCTACAGCAAATTTATGCACGGCCTGAAGCTGGCGAACGTTGATATGAACCGTAAGATGCTGGCTGAGATGGCTGTAAATGACGCGGAGGGATTTGCGACACTGGCACAGACAGCCAAAGAAAAATTAGCTTAA
- a CDS encoding TrpB-like pyridoxal phosphate-dependent enzyme: protein MNEQKIPYKIYLDESEMPKTWYNVRADMKNKPAPLLNPGTHKPMTEEELSAVFCKDLVEQELDNENRYIEIPKEIQDFYKMYRPAPLVRAYCLEERLQTPAKIYYKFEGNNTSGSHKLNSAIAQAYYAKKQGLKGVTTETGAGQWGTALAMACAYLELDCKVFMVKCSYEQKPFRREVMRTYGASVTPSPSMETEVGRKILEQHPGTSGSLGCAISEAVETALGNEGYRYVLGSVLNQVVLHQSVIGMETKLALDKYGVTPDIIIGCAGGGSNLGGLISPFMGEKLRGEKDYRFIAVEPASCPSMTRGVYAYDFCDTGMVCPLAKMYTLGSGFIPSPNHAGGLRYHGMSPILSQLYADGYMEARSVEQTAVFKAAEQFARIEGILPAPESSHAIKVAMDEAMKCKETGEEKTIVFGLTGTGYFDMVAYEKFHDGKMEDYIPSDEDLRKGFDGLPKFPGNME, encoded by the coding sequence ATGAACGAACAGAAAATTCCTTACAAAATCTACCTGGATGAGAGCGAGATGCCAAAGACATGGTACAATGTGCGGGCAGATATGAAGAATAAGCCGGCGCCGTTGTTAAATCCTGGGACCCATAAGCCCATGACAGAAGAAGAGCTTTCCGCTGTGTTCTGCAAAGATCTGGTGGAGCAGGAACTGGATAATGAAAATCGTTATATTGAGATTCCAAAAGAAATACAGGACTTCTATAAGATGTATCGCCCGGCGCCTTTGGTGAGAGCTTACTGTCTGGAAGAGCGGCTGCAGACCCCTGCTAAGATCTACTACAAATTTGAAGGCAACAATACCAGCGGCAGCCACAAATTAAACTCGGCTATTGCCCAGGCCTACTACGCTAAGAAGCAGGGGCTGAAAGGCGTGACGACAGAGACTGGGGCAGGCCAGTGGGGAACCGCTCTGGCTATGGCCTGCGCCTACCTGGAATTGGACTGCAAGGTATTTATGGTAAAATGTTCCTACGAACAGAAACCGTTCCGCCGGGAAGTGATGCGCACCTATGGAGCCAGTGTCACCCCATCTCCTTCTATGGAAACAGAAGTGGGGAGAAAAATTCTGGAACAGCATCCCGGAACGTCAGGGAGTCTGGGCTGCGCTATCTCAGAAGCGGTAGAGACGGCACTTGGAAACGAGGGATATCGGTACGTATTGGGAAGTGTGCTGAATCAAGTGGTCCTTCATCAATCCGTTATTGGAATGGAGACAAAATTGGCTCTTGATAAATACGGAGTAACGCCGGATATTATTATCGGCTGCGCGGGAGGAGGATCCAATCTTGGAGGACTGATTTCTCCATTTATGGGAGAAAAGTTAAGAGGCGAGAAGGATTATCGTTTTATCGCAGTAGAGCCGGCTTCCTGCCCCAGTATGACCAGGGGAGTTTATGCCTATGATTTCTGCGATACGGGAATGGTATGTCCGCTGGCTAAAATGTATACTTTGGGAAGCGGATTCATTCCATCGCCAAATCATGCGGGAGGCCTTCGCTATCACGGAATGAGCCCGATCCTGTCCCAGCTTTACGCGGATGGATATATGGAAGCCCGTTCTGTAGAACAGACAGCAGTTTTCAAAGCCGCGGAGCAGTTTGCCAGGATCGAAGGGATCCTTCCGGCGCCGGAGAGCAGCCATGCCATCAAAGTGGCCATGGACGAGGCCATGAAGTGCAAAGAGACAGGAGAAGAAAAGACCATTGTATTTGGGTTGACGGGAACCGGGTATTTTGATATGGTAGCTTATGAGAAGTTCCATGATGGAAAAATGGAAGACTATATTCCTTCCGATGAAGATCTGCGGAAAGGATTTGACGGGCTTCCGAAGTTTCCGGGAAACATGGAGTAA
- a CDS encoding cysteine hydrolase: MNVLVVVDMQNDFIDGALGTEEAKAIVPKVAKKIEDFDGVILYTRDTHEGNYLDTQEGKQLPVTHCIRGSEGWQLAPQIQKTAEEDRIIDKPSFGSVDLCYTINEELLDEEAMARGEVVDSVTLVGLCTDICVISNAILLKAFLPEVPVIVDAACCAGVTPQSHRNALEAMKMCQIQIENE; the protein is encoded by the coding sequence ATGAATGTGCTGGTAGTAGTAGACATGCAGAATGATTTTATTGACGGAGCGCTTGGTACGGAAGAAGCGAAAGCGATTGTCCCTAAGGTAGCCAAGAAGATTGAAGATTTCGATGGAGTGATCCTTTATACCAGGGATACCCATGAAGGAAATTATCTGGATACCCAAGAGGGAAAACAGCTGCCAGTGACGCATTGCATCCGGGGAAGTGAGGGGTGGCAGCTTGCGCCTCAGATCCAGAAAACGGCAGAAGAGGATCGGATTATTGATAAACCTTCTTTTGGAAGTGTGGATCTATGTTATACGATCAATGAAGAACTGTTGGATGAGGAAGCGATGGCGAGAGGAGAAGTGGTGGATTCCGTCACTTTAGTAGGGCTGTGTACAGACATCTGTGTAATCTCCAACGCAATCCTTCTTAAGGCGTTTCTGCCGGAGGTTCCGGTCATCGTGGATGCCGCCTGCTGCGCGGGGGTAACGCCCCAAAGCCATAGGAATGCTTTGGAGGCTATGAAGATGTGCCAGATTCAGATAGAGAATGAGTAA